The following proteins come from a genomic window of Bactrocera tryoni isolate S06 chromosome 1, CSIRO_BtryS06_freeze2, whole genome shotgun sequence:
- the LOC120782332 gene encoding protein suppressor of hairy wing isoform X1 has product MKINMGDSNKKSSPKVKEPVNQTSPNNTVKILNERASKRSKPANPDSSPPLKHVKLSIGKSKTTVENNDDMDHYVLKTIKDEASLEGGETIAIVLNEEPKGVTSAAGEVAEELQISEEEADDTDGKNDVMEHVCGKCYKTFRRFSGLKNHMEFCRYDSGYHLRKNEMLKNLDKIEKDAVTMEKKDVCFCCGESYDTFHLGHINCPDCPKSFKSQMSYERHIFITHSEFDTYPCSICNAKLRSDNLLKLHEEQHKNRGKPFACKICGKDFTRAYHLKRHQKYSSCSASGNDSMKCKVCDKAFFRLDNLRAHLRQHLGTHVTKKPEYRCPQCKNCFYSLSTLNIHTRTHTGERPFDCDLCEKKFPTLIALKKHRRYHTGEKPYTCSVCNQSFAVKEVLNRHMKRHTGERPHTCPDCNKSFIQASQLRSHARTHILPFECAECDQKFKTQKHLDKHKKTHIKKCYECNSTFADQSQLEDHMANFVHKKSTKTAKKAVTRKSTRRTRTYCNVCDQDFSTVKNLQFHILKVHEMDPEDFVNEKPKENEAIKTSENVYKIEGAASNEIQILSETEGNAAIMAAGSMNSKEIYNNNKGSKGGLVVKEFIVNDVPAAEETAMVLHDEAFTVIPLDGDGPIETVTAVTMSPINISAEVKKERRKSLAESLAVAIGTDNVILKEPIQLNEEDMKLKENVGKLLDMLVDSKTLKKFGWPTNSEENVLCRVIENCGYNLTKDAETYRDCDYATRMREYVKLLFTVVIHNNSIKELLNNYPIDEVVEYVLGNDDDEDDDGDNDKDDDNSNMKN; this is encoded by the exons ATGAAAA TAAATATGGGGGATTCCAACAAAAAGTCAAGCCCTAAGGTCAAAGAACCTGTGAACCAAACAAGTCCAAACAACACTGTAAAAATCTTGAATGAGCGCGCCTCAAAACGTTCGAAACCAGCCAATCCGGACTCTAGTCCACCGTTAAAGCATGTGAAGCTTTCTATTGGAAAAAGCAAAACTACTGTTGAAAATAATGATGACATGGACCACTATGTATTGAAAACCATAAAAGACGAGGCCAGTTTGGAGGGTGGAGAAACAATAGCTATTGTATTGAATGAGGAGCCAAAAGGTGTTACGAGCGCTGCTGGAGAAGTAGCTGAGGAACTCCAAATTAGCGAAGAGGAAGCCGATGACACTGATGGGAAAAATGATGTGATGGAACATGTTTGCGGCAAGTGCTACAAAACTTTTAGACGATTTAGT GGTCTCAAAAATCATATGGAATTTTGCCGTTACGACAGTGGTTatcatttgcgcaaaaatgAAATGCTAAAAAATCTCGATAAAATCGAGAAAGATGCTGTTACTATGGAGAAGAAAGATGTGTGCTTTTGTTGTGGCGAAAGCTATGACACATTCCAT TTGGGACACATTAATTGCCCTGATTGCCCAAAGTCTTTCAAATCGCAAATGAGCTATGAACGCCACATATTCATTACACACTCCGAATTCGACACCTACCCATGTTCAATTTGTAATGCAAAACTGCGCAGcgataatttattaaaactccATGAAGAGCAGCATAAAAATCGAGGAAAACCGTTTGCATGTAAAATATGTGGAAAAGACTTTACTCGTGCGTACCATCTTAAACGCCATCAGAAGTATTCATCTTGTTCAGCCTCAGGAAATGACTCCATGAAGTGTAAAGTCTGCGACAAGGCTTTCTTTCGGTTGGACAATCTTCGTGCTCACCTAAGGCAACATTTGGGTACACACGTTACCAAAAAGCCTGAATATAGATGCCCGcaatgtaaaaattgtttttacagTTTATCTACTTTAAA CATTCACACACGTACGCATACCGGAGAGCGGCCTTTCGATTGCGATTTATGTGAGAAGAAATTCCCCACTTTAATTGCTCTGAAAAAACATCGCCGTTACCATACTGGTGAAAAACCTTACACATGTTCTGTG TGTAATCAATCGTTTGCCGTTAAGGAGGTGTTAAATCGCCACATGAAGCGGCACACTGGTGAAAGACCACATACCTGCCCGGATTGTAATAAAAGCTTTATCCAGGCATCACAATTGCGAAGTCATGCACGAACCCATATTTTACCGTTCGAATGCGCAGAGTGCGATCAGAAATTCAAGACACAAAAACA CCTCGACAAGCACAAAAAGACTCACATCAAGAAATGCTATGAGTGCAATAGTACTTTTGCCGATCAGTCTCAACTGGAGGATCATATGGCAAACTTCGTGCATAAAA AATCAACAAAAACAGCTAAGAAAGCAGTTACACGTAAATCTACGAGACGCACGCGTACTTATTGCAATGTCTGCGATCAAGACTTCAGTACCgtgaaaaatttgcaatttcacATCCTCAAAGTGCATGAAATGGATCCCGAAGATTTCGTTAATGAAAAACCCAAAGAAAACGAAGCAATTAAAACTAgtgaaaatgtttacaaaatcgAAGGAGCAGCATCAAATGAAATACAGATCCTTAGCGAAACAGAGGGTAACGCCGCCATTATGGCCGCTGGCAGTATGAACAGCAAGGagatttacaacaacaataaaggcaGTAAAGGTGGTTTGGTGGTGAAAGAGTTCATCGTCAATGATGTACCTGCCGCTGAAGAAACAGCAATGGTCCTCCACGACGAAGCTTTTACAGTTATACCACTAGACGGAGATGGTCCCATAGAAACAGTGACTGCTGTCACTATGAGCCCTATTAACATATCGGCAGAAGTTAAAAAGGAACGACGCAAATCATTAGCTGAATCACTGGCTGTGGCAATTGGTACAGACAATGTCATATTGAAAGAGCCAATACAACTGAATGAAGAGGATATGAAATTGAAGGAGAATGTCGGAAAATTACTAGATATGTTGGTCGATAGTAAAACTTTGAAGAAATTTGGTTGGCCAACCAATAGCGAAGAAAAT GTTTTATGCCGTGTCATTGAAAATTGCGGTTATAACTTAACAAAAGATGCAGAAACATATCGAGATTGTGATTACGCGACGAGAATGCGTGAATACGTGAAACTTTTATTTACCGTAGTGATTCATAATAACTCCATAAAGgagttattaaataattatccCATCGATGAAGTAGTTGAGTACGTGCTGGGTAACGATGACGACGAGGACGATGATGGTGATAACGATAAAGATGATGACAATAGCAATATGAAAAATTAG
- the LOC120782332 gene encoding protein suppressor of hairy wing isoform X2, producing the protein MGDSNKKSSPKVKEPVNQTSPNNTVKILNERASKRSKPANPDSSPPLKHVKLSIGKSKTTVENNDDMDHYVLKTIKDEASLEGGETIAIVLNEEPKGVTSAAGEVAEELQISEEEADDTDGKNDVMEHVCGKCYKTFRRFSGLKNHMEFCRYDSGYHLRKNEMLKNLDKIEKDAVTMEKKDVCFCCGESYDTFHLGHINCPDCPKSFKSQMSYERHIFITHSEFDTYPCSICNAKLRSDNLLKLHEEQHKNRGKPFACKICGKDFTRAYHLKRHQKYSSCSASGNDSMKCKVCDKAFFRLDNLRAHLRQHLGTHVTKKPEYRCPQCKNCFYSLSTLNIHTRTHTGERPFDCDLCEKKFPTLIALKKHRRYHTGEKPYTCSVCNQSFAVKEVLNRHMKRHTGERPHTCPDCNKSFIQASQLRSHARTHILPFECAECDQKFKTQKHLDKHKKTHIKKCYECNSTFADQSQLEDHMANFVHKKSTKTAKKAVTRKSTRRTRTYCNVCDQDFSTVKNLQFHILKVHEMDPEDFVNEKPKENEAIKTSENVYKIEGAASNEIQILSETEGNAAIMAAGSMNSKEIYNNNKGSKGGLVVKEFIVNDVPAAEETAMVLHDEAFTVIPLDGDGPIETVTAVTMSPINISAEVKKERRKSLAESLAVAIGTDNVILKEPIQLNEEDMKLKENVGKLLDMLVDSKTLKKFGWPTNSEENVLCRVIENCGYNLTKDAETYRDCDYATRMREYVKLLFTVVIHNNSIKELLNNYPIDEVVEYVLGNDDDEDDDGDNDKDDDNSNMKN; encoded by the exons ATGGGGGATTCCAACAAAAAGTCAAGCCCTAAGGTCAAAGAACCTGTGAACCAAACAAGTCCAAACAACACTGTAAAAATCTTGAATGAGCGCGCCTCAAAACGTTCGAAACCAGCCAATCCGGACTCTAGTCCACCGTTAAAGCATGTGAAGCTTTCTATTGGAAAAAGCAAAACTACTGTTGAAAATAATGATGACATGGACCACTATGTATTGAAAACCATAAAAGACGAGGCCAGTTTGGAGGGTGGAGAAACAATAGCTATTGTATTGAATGAGGAGCCAAAAGGTGTTACGAGCGCTGCTGGAGAAGTAGCTGAGGAACTCCAAATTAGCGAAGAGGAAGCCGATGACACTGATGGGAAAAATGATGTGATGGAACATGTTTGCGGCAAGTGCTACAAAACTTTTAGACGATTTAGT GGTCTCAAAAATCATATGGAATTTTGCCGTTACGACAGTGGTTatcatttgcgcaaaaatgAAATGCTAAAAAATCTCGATAAAATCGAGAAAGATGCTGTTACTATGGAGAAGAAAGATGTGTGCTTTTGTTGTGGCGAAAGCTATGACACATTCCAT TTGGGACACATTAATTGCCCTGATTGCCCAAAGTCTTTCAAATCGCAAATGAGCTATGAACGCCACATATTCATTACACACTCCGAATTCGACACCTACCCATGTTCAATTTGTAATGCAAAACTGCGCAGcgataatttattaaaactccATGAAGAGCAGCATAAAAATCGAGGAAAACCGTTTGCATGTAAAATATGTGGAAAAGACTTTACTCGTGCGTACCATCTTAAACGCCATCAGAAGTATTCATCTTGTTCAGCCTCAGGAAATGACTCCATGAAGTGTAAAGTCTGCGACAAGGCTTTCTTTCGGTTGGACAATCTTCGTGCTCACCTAAGGCAACATTTGGGTACACACGTTACCAAAAAGCCTGAATATAGATGCCCGcaatgtaaaaattgtttttacagTTTATCTACTTTAAA CATTCACACACGTACGCATACCGGAGAGCGGCCTTTCGATTGCGATTTATGTGAGAAGAAATTCCCCACTTTAATTGCTCTGAAAAAACATCGCCGTTACCATACTGGTGAAAAACCTTACACATGTTCTGTG TGTAATCAATCGTTTGCCGTTAAGGAGGTGTTAAATCGCCACATGAAGCGGCACACTGGTGAAAGACCACATACCTGCCCGGATTGTAATAAAAGCTTTATCCAGGCATCACAATTGCGAAGTCATGCACGAACCCATATTTTACCGTTCGAATGCGCAGAGTGCGATCAGAAATTCAAGACACAAAAACA CCTCGACAAGCACAAAAAGACTCACATCAAGAAATGCTATGAGTGCAATAGTACTTTTGCCGATCAGTCTCAACTGGAGGATCATATGGCAAACTTCGTGCATAAAA AATCAACAAAAACAGCTAAGAAAGCAGTTACACGTAAATCTACGAGACGCACGCGTACTTATTGCAATGTCTGCGATCAAGACTTCAGTACCgtgaaaaatttgcaatttcacATCCTCAAAGTGCATGAAATGGATCCCGAAGATTTCGTTAATGAAAAACCCAAAGAAAACGAAGCAATTAAAACTAgtgaaaatgtttacaaaatcgAAGGAGCAGCATCAAATGAAATACAGATCCTTAGCGAAACAGAGGGTAACGCCGCCATTATGGCCGCTGGCAGTATGAACAGCAAGGagatttacaacaacaataaaggcaGTAAAGGTGGTTTGGTGGTGAAAGAGTTCATCGTCAATGATGTACCTGCCGCTGAAGAAACAGCAATGGTCCTCCACGACGAAGCTTTTACAGTTATACCACTAGACGGAGATGGTCCCATAGAAACAGTGACTGCTGTCACTATGAGCCCTATTAACATATCGGCAGAAGTTAAAAAGGAACGACGCAAATCATTAGCTGAATCACTGGCTGTGGCAATTGGTACAGACAATGTCATATTGAAAGAGCCAATACAACTGAATGAAGAGGATATGAAATTGAAGGAGAATGTCGGAAAATTACTAGATATGTTGGTCGATAGTAAAACTTTGAAGAAATTTGGTTGGCCAACCAATAGCGAAGAAAAT GTTTTATGCCGTGTCATTGAAAATTGCGGTTATAACTTAACAAAAGATGCAGAAACATATCGAGATTGTGATTACGCGACGAGAATGCGTGAATACGTGAAACTTTTATTTACCGTAGTGATTCATAATAACTCCATAAAGgagttattaaataattatccCATCGATGAAGTAGTTGAGTACGTGCTGGGTAACGATGACGACGAGGACGATGATGGTGATAACGATAAAGATGATGACAATAGCAATATGAAAAATTAG